The window GAGCAGGTGGTGCACGGTGGAGGCGAACCCGCTCTCCACCCCACGGGCCGGTCGGCCGTGGCGGTCGCCTCCGTACGGCCGCCGGTTCGTGGCGTCGCGCAGCCGCGTCGAATGTCGCCACGCCCAGATCAGCCTTCCGCTGGAGGCGGCCGGTCTCCATCCCAAGGACGAGGACCACTACGTGGTGGCGTTCGCGGACGGCAGACAGATCGCCGCCCGCGCCGTCGTCCTGGCCATGGGTGCCCGCTACCGCCGGCTCCAGGTGCCCGGCATCGAACGCCTGGAGGGAACGAGCGTGCACTACTCGGCGACCGTCTACGAGGCCCAGCAGTGCCGCACCGACCCGGTGGCCGTCGTCGGCGGAGGCAACTCGGCGGGCCAGGCGGTGCTGTTCCTCGCCGGGTTCGCGCCGAAGGTGCACCTGCTGGTCCGAGGAGCCGGCCTCGAGGCCAACATGTCCCGCTACCTGGTCGACCAGGTCGAGCGCCATCCGCGGGTGGAGGTCATGCTGCACACCGAGGTCACCGAGGTCATCGGACAGGAGGTGCTGGAGGAGCTCGACGTGGTCGACAACCGCACGGGCGGGCACCGCCGACTCGCGGTACGAAGCCTGTTCGTGTTCACCGGAGCCGACCCTCACACCGAGTGGCTCGCCGGCATGATCGCCCTCGACTCCCGCGGCTTCGTCCTCACCGGGCCGGAGGCCCAGGAAGCCTGCGCCTACCCCGAGGTGTGGCACGGCCGCGGGCGCTCGTGCATGACCCTGGAGACCAGCCTGCCCGGGGTCTTCGCGGTAGGGGACGTCCGCAGCGGCTCGGTGAAGCGGGTGGCCTCGGCGGCCGGTGAGGGCGCGATGGCCATCCACTTCGTGCACCGGCACCTGGGGCACTCGGCCGTACCCGGCACCACGGGCACGTCAGCTGTCGCGGGCCACTCGGACGTCTCCCCACGCATACGCCACAAGGAATCCGCATGGCTCGCATGACGAATGGCGCGCGTCCGGCGCCACGGCGGTAGCGCCCTGCTGGATGGACACTCCGTGCGGGCGCGAGAGGCCGCCGGGCCGGGACGCCACATGCCCGGGGCCGCGTGCCGGCCGCCCGGTGGTCCGGTTGTCGTTCGGCGGCCTGCGTGCCGGTCGATGACGGCGCCGGTGGCTCCGCCGGCCAGGCCCAGGCCCCCTGACTGGTCGCGGCCCGCGGCATCCGGTCTCGGCCGACACCAGGCGACTACCTGCACCGCTCGCGACGCGCTCCTCGAAGTGGTCGACATCGCGATCACCGCCCGGTACTACGCGCACAACGCCGCCAGGTATCCGGAGTCCAGGCGCAGGCGCAGGCGCGGCGCGATCCCGCTGCCGACCCACACCACCGAGCTGGGCCCCAGGTGGTCGCCGTGAGCGACGAGCACCCGGGGCCCTTCGGCGGGCACGGTCACGCGGCGCCCTGCGAGGCGGACAGCCAGGCGCGGTAGCGGCGCAGGGCCCGTCGCTGCTTGCGCTGTTCGGAGACGAGGGCGAACGCCGGGTGGGTGCGGGGTGTGGGGCGGCTCCCGCGGGCGATGCGGCGCATCTGGTGGCGGACCTGTGCCATGCCGGCGGCCGACGCGAGGACCTTGTCGGACCAGGTGACCGGCCGGAGCCGCTCGCCGGCCTCGCGGCCCTGGCGCCAGCGGTCGGGCAGGTCCGGGGTGACGGCGAGGGCCGTGCCCATCCCGACGAGCGCCACGCCGCTGTCGAGGACCCTCTCGGCGGTGTGGCGCCGGGTGATGCCGCCGGTGAGCATCAGCGGCAGCGGGCTGGTCCTGACCAGGTCTTTCGCCAGGTCGAGGAAGTACGCCTCGCGCGCCTGGGTGCGCGCGTCGGCGGGGCGGCCCGACATCGCCGGGCTCTCGTAGCTGCCGCCGGACAGTTCGACCAGGTCGACGCCGAGCGGCGCGAGCATCGCGATCACCTGCCGTGCGTCGTCGGCGTCGAAGCCACCGCGCTGGAAGTCGGCGGAGTTGAGCTTCACGGCGACCGCGAAGCCCGGGGAGACGGCGGCGCGCACGGCGCGGACGACGTCCAGCAGCATCCGGGCCCGGTTCTCCAGCGATCCGCCCCACTGGTCCGTGCGCTTGTTGACCAGGGGGGACAGGAACTGCGACAGCAGGTAGCCGTGCGCGGCGTGGACCTCGACGCCGTCGAAGCCCGCCTGTTCGGCGCGCCGCGCCGTGACGGCGTACCGCGCCACGGTGGCCTGGATCTGCTCGGGGGTCATGGCGACGGGGCGGCCGAAGCGGCTGCTGTGCTTGCCCAGGTCGACGGCGACCGCGGACGGTCCCCACACGACTCCGGGCATGTCGGATCCGACCTGGCGGCCGGGGTGGTTGATCTGCATCCAGATCGCCCCGCCACCGGATTTGCCCGCCTCGGCCCACGCGGTGAACGGCTCCAGGGGAGCGGCGGCGTCGAGGACCACGCCGCCGGGGCCGGTCAGCGCCTCGGCGTGGACCATGACGTTGCCGGTGATCAGCAGTCCGCTGCCGCCGGCGGCCCAGCGCCGGTACAGACCGGACAACTCCTCGTCCGGGAGCTGGCCGTCGCCGGCCATGTTCTCCTCCATGGCCGCCTTGGCGATCCGGTTGCCCAGTGTCTGCCCGGAGCGCAGGGTCAAGGGTGTGAACAGCTCGCTGGTCATCGGAGTTTCCCTCTCGATCTCGATCGCCTAGAATGTGTGCAGCGTTCACATTAGGTGAACGATGTAAGCAACGTAAACATGAGGGAGTGTGAGCTGTGTCCCAAGCGGGCGGCACCTATCACCACGGCGATCTGCGCGCCGCCTGCCTGCGCGCCGCGCGGGAGCTGCTCGAGGAGGACGGCAGCGCCGGGCTGTCCCTGCGGGCGGTGGCGCGGCGGGCCGGCGTGTCGGCGACGGCTCCCTATCGCCACTACGCGGACCGTGACGCGCTCGTCTCCGCGGTCGCCGCGCAGGGGTACCGCGAACTCGCCGAACATCTGGCCGCGGCGCACCCCTCACCCACGGCTCCCGACGAGCTCGCGGCGGTCGCCGTCGCCTACGTGCGCTTCGCGCTGGAGCGCCCGGCGCTGTTCCGGGTGATGTTCGCGGAGCCCTGCGATCCGCACAGCGAGGAACGGGTCGCCGCGACCGCCGCGATCTCCGAGTACGTCCGCGGGATCGTCCGCGGCGCCTTCCCCGGGGCCGACGCGGAGGCGCTGTCGACCACGGTGTGGGCACTCGTCCACGGCCTGGCGTTCCTGCACCTCGACGGCAAGCTCGACACCTCGACCCCCGAGGTGGTCGCCGACCAGGTCCGCGCCGCCGTCCGCGCCCTGTTCACCGCCCCGGCCGGGCTGTCACGGGCGAGGAA of the Streptomyces sp. 1222.5 genome contains:
- a CDS encoding NADH:flavin oxidoreductase/NADH oxidase family protein yields the protein MTSELFTPLTLRSGQTLGNRIAKAAMEENMAGDGQLPDEELSGLYRRWAAGGSGLLITGNVMVHAEALTGPGGVVLDAAAPLEPFTAWAEAGKSGGGAIWMQINHPGRQVGSDMPGVVWGPSAVAVDLGKHSSRFGRPVAMTPEQIQATVARYAVTARRAEQAGFDGVEVHAAHGYLLSQFLSPLVNKRTDQWGGSLENRARMLLDVVRAVRAAVSPGFAVAVKLNSADFQRGGFDADDARQVIAMLAPLGVDLVELSGGSYESPAMSGRPADARTQAREAYFLDLAKDLVRTSPLPLMLTGGITRRHTAERVLDSGVALVGMGTALAVTPDLPDRWRQGREAGERLRPVTWSDKVLASAAGMAQVRHQMRRIARGSRPTPRTHPAFALVSEQRKQRRALRRYRAWLSASQGAA
- a CDS encoding TetR/AcrR family transcriptional regulator — encoded protein: MSQAGGTYHHGDLRAACLRAARELLEEDGSAGLSLRAVARRAGVSATAPYRHYADRDALVSAVAAQGYRELAEHLAAAHPSPTAPDELAAVAVAYVRFALERPALFRVMFAEPCDPHSEERVAATAAISEYVRGIVRGAFPGADAEALSTTVWALVHGLAFLHLDGKLDTSTPEVVADQVRAAVRALFTAPAGLSRARK